The genome window GGCAGGGCTGCAGTATTCCAGTCTGTGGAATTAATAGTGGCGGCTTTGGTTGAAAAAGCGTCTTCAGGGGATCATATAGTGATAATGAGCAACGGCGGTTTTGGTGGTATTCACCAGAAACTGCTGGACGCGTTGTCTGCGCATTAAATCTGCAGACTAAAACACCACTCTTCATTGTTAAAAGAGAACTCCATGACCCAAGAAGTCACCTTAGCTTTTACCGGCGCTTCAGGCGCTGGTTATGGCTGGCGTTTGCTGGAAAACTTGCTGGCGCAGCAGGTCAAAGTGCATCTGCTGATATCCAGTGCAGCCCGCGTTGTGTTTGCCACTGAATATGATTTAAAACTGCCGGGTGGTCCTGAAGCTTGCCGTGATTTTATTCTGGAAAAAACCGGTGCTAATAAAGAGCTGTTAGCCGTATATGGCAAAGACGATTGGTTTTCGCCTTGCGCTTCGGGTTCAGCTGCGCCTAAACAGATGGTGATTTGCCCTTGTTCTACCGGCACCGCAGCCGCTATTGCCCATGGTATGAGTGACAATCTGATTGAACGTGCTGCTGATGTGGTGCTTAAAGAGCGCGGTCAGCTCATTATAGTGCCACGCGAAACTCCATTGAGTACCATTCATCTGGAAAACTTGCTGGCTTTATCTAAAGCTGGTGCTGTGGTGATGCCGGCTGCGCCTGGTTTTTATCATCAGCCTCAATCTGTCGATGACTTAATCGACTTTATGGTGGCGCGAATTCTTGACCATTTAGGTTTAAAGCAACAGTTAGTCAGCCGTTGGGGCTATGGAGAT of Rheinheimera sp. MM224 contains these proteins:
- a CDS encoding flavin prenyltransferase UbiX; amino-acid sequence: MTQEVTLAFTGASGAGYGWRLLENLLAQQVKVHLLISSAARVVFATEYDLKLPGGPEACRDFILEKTGANKELLAVYGKDDWFSPCASGSAAPKQMVICPCSTGTAAAIAHGMSDNLIERAADVVLKERGQLIIVPRETPLSTIHLENLLALSKAGAVVMPAAPGFYHQPQSVDDLIDFMVARILDHLGLKQQLVSRWGYGDPQ